From the genome of Diabrotica virgifera virgifera chromosome 8, PGI_DIABVI_V3a:
atacattagttatcaattttgtttgcagtatatctcgcttagttttaatgtaatggacctttaatatagctcattttaaaggtcttttcaagcactacaaaagatattagtagcattatacacctaaaatcgaccgtttctctgttatttcaagttgaatacaccaatttgagaatgtaccaaaaaacaaactagtttcacctaccatatctctttttgtattataactagaaggtttatgaaggcaagtgtctctttgtttttttataatctacaaaaatgtttaatatagttttttttagttagatgcatagtttttaaggtattcgcaaaaaaaatcgttcgaaaaggtattgtttcaatgaaaatggtcaatCTTCAACCacgaatatttcaaaaagtattgagttttcaaaaaaaaattataaaacagttttcgcttagaattaggttctctagcgaattccgtggtaattttaaccaaaaaattttccacccctgagaaggggtgggaaccacccccaagataaaagcacacatcggcatagggtagactttgaattaggagataagtagaggctaggcccaaaatttcattaaaatccatgcagtatgatagaattcggaggtaatatcctattcttgctcccactGACTGGCGTATTAATTGACTttgaaatcatgtcattatttctatgaTAATAATTTTGCTGCATGTGCATGATTAAAATATAAATTGCTAGAATATCTATCTAGACAAGGCGGaaccggcgggttcgttgggaaaaatattcccatgagatatttttgcataatcacagttgtgagacatcccagaataaggttcaagaagtcgcccacgtgaaaagtgggccaattttttttaacaattttctttaatcaaattgcaaaaattaatatttttggaccagactaattttttaaacgcttttatttagttcaatagtttgcgtcaaatctttagacgttaatttgactgtcttctcttcaatgcaaatgaatgaaaatttgcagacatatgcattcgcgggaacaatacacgaatagtaaataaaaattttttttcatgtttattaattgtttaaataaaaaaaaaaacgattttaatggaaaacgcttaaattctcttgttttttacaatgtaaaaacttgaaacttttacggattgtatatctaatgatatgaacaatacataatttcactttttacgttaattgtttacgttatgcttcattaataaacaataaagtttcaaattttttgcagattcGATTTTGCATGACGATATactttaatgtttgaaaagtgtgaaaagtgtaagactaaaaagtaaaaaataaaaaaatatgaaaaaaaattttttaagaaaagctgttctttagttacgagtgactaaaattaaaaatattttaaaaaaatcaacgaaaaagtaaaaaataaaaaaaaattgaaaaaatctaacacattcgttaaagaaaagcgtggggcaaaaaccgtttattcgatgaacacgcgccacgcttttctttgacggatgtgttagattttttcaattttttttattttttactttttcgttgatttttttaaaatatttttaaatttagtcactcgtaactaaagaaaagcgtttcttaaaaaaaatttttttcatatttttttattttttttttattttaggttttttgggccattctggacaaaaaaggtctcttataatttttctctaaagttgatctttttcgagttataagcaatttaaaatttgaaaaacgcgaaaatgaccatttttaagacttaataactcggttaaaaattattattatgaaagtcagaaaatgactaaatcaaagttacATCAAagtacatgatcctgaagaaatctgtgtcattaatttactactaagctgttatttttaattaataacaatgagcggttagatcgtattgatgcggctgtaaatgtgagtgcgagtaagatgcacaattggactgctggaatggcttctctctcgcactcagcatttacagccgcCGCACACGTggatggcgcttattattattacttaaaaataacagcttagtagtaaaataatgacaaaaattttttcaggatcttgtagggggggctttaaactttaatttagtcatatattgactttcataataataacttttaactgagttattaagccttgaaaattgtcatttttcgttttttcaattttaaattgcttataagtcgaaaacgatcaccttaagaaaaaaattataagagaccttttttgtccagaatggtccaaaaaattaaagaaaaaattgttcgggccaaaaatattgattcttgcaatttgattaaaaaaaaattgttaaaaaaaattgtcccacttttcacgtgggcgacttctcgaaccttattctgggatgtctcacgaatgtgattatgcaaaaaaatctcatgggaatatttttcccttcgaacccgccgttttcgccttgtctaattatTACAAACTAAATAGCAACGATGTCGTCGCTTTATCGCATTCACATTTCTAAGAATTTACCGTCTCAACTATACCCATCTATACAAAGTAAAACTCACCCGATGTTTCCGTTTTTATTTTAGGTGTTTCTAACAAGAAGAATGGAATGGATAATTTGAAAACATTACCTGGGGAGTCATGTAATAAGCAACAAATAAGTCCAAACTGGGAAgaagtaacaataaataattctatCTGTTCTAAAGATattattaattacaaaaataatttaaatgaaCTTATGAAAGTTGCGACTGGAGAAGGACTTCACagatgtgaaatttgttttaaggaaTTTACTGAATCAAGAAGTTTAAAAaggcatttgagagtgcacactggagaaaaaccacacaagtgtgaaatttgtgtAAAGCAGTTTATTTCGCCAAGTCATTTGAAAAGACATTCGATAAtacatactggtgaaaaaccttataagtgtgaaatttgttttaaactgttttcTCTTCAAACTAATTTGAAAAGACATGTGGTGaaacacactggagaaaaaccacataagtgtgaaatttgttttaaggaaTTTAACAATTCGATAAGTTATAAAAGGCACTCAAgactgcacactggagaaaacttatacaagtgcaaaatttgtttgaagcaatttagtgaagcaacatttttaaaaaatcatttgaAAAGGCACACTGGTGAAAagtcttacaagtgtgaaatttgtttgaagtcATTTGGTGAAGCATGTAATTTGAAGAGACATTTGAGACTTCACACTacggaaaaaccttataagtgtgaaatttgttttaagtctttTAGTGATGCAAGTAACTTGAAAAATCATTTGAGAATacatactggggaaaaaccttataagtgtgaaatttgttttaaggaaTTTACTGAGTCAAGAAATGTAAAGAATcatttgagattgcacactggtgaaaagccttaccagtgtgaaatttgttttaaggcaTTTATTGAATCATCcactttgaaaaaacatttgagaatacacactggggaaaaaccttataagtgtgaaatttgttttaaggaaTTTACTGAGTCAAGAAATTTAAAGAATcatttgagattgcacactggTGAAAAGCCTTACCAGTGTGAAACTTGTTTTAAGGAATTTACTGAATCAGGTAGTTTGAAAAAACACTTAAGAATTCACACTCAAGGAATTcgttacaagtgtgaaatttgttttaaaaaatttaatagtccAAATAGTTTAAAAAGGCACTCGAAactgcacactggagaaaatttgcacaagtgtgaaatttgttttaaggaaTTTACTGAATCAGGTAATTTAAAAagtcatttgagagtgcacacaggggaaaaaccctacaagtgtgaaatttgtttaaaacaatttagtgatgcaagtaacttaaaaatacatttgagaatacacactggggaaaaaccttataagtgtgaaatttgtttgaaggaATTTACTGAATCAAGAACTTTGAAAAAACACTTAAAAAGTCACACTCGAGAAAAACCTTCCAAACCTTACAAGTGTGGAAGTTGTTTTTCACAGTTTAGTAGTTCAAATGGTTTAAAAAGGCATTCGAGACTGCACACTGGTGAAAACTTacacaaatgtgaaatttgttttaaggaaTTTACTGAATCTGCAGGTTTGAAGAGGCATTTGAGAATGCACACTGGAGAGAAGCcttaccagtgtgaaatttgttttaagtcatTTGGTGAAGCAGgtcatttgaaaaaacatttgagagtgcacacaaGAAGCAATTTAGTGAAACAAGCAGTTTAAAAAGATGTGTAACAAATCTCCTACATGTATGCAACCCCTGTTGCATGGTGTGTATATGTGTTGCCTGTCCTGTAACTACTTTGTGTGCTTATAGATAATCAGCCCTGTGATGTATCAAAAACGTTATATGACATATTACACGTTATGTTAAAATAAGGTTTGACCATAACAGactgtatacgctgtgagcttcgctggtggcgctcctagcggattactggaattatctttcaccggtaatttttaaatttattatttaattgttatcgcttaacatttacaacgcaaaaaataaattaaattgtaatcgatttttttaagattttgctaatcattttgacgttctattgataaaatatgaatttcttacttcggatactttcacaattatcgtgtagatggcgctaagattttaagattaaattataattacatattacggaacattaaaaaaacttaaattcagtatttaaaacgtaagtatatttaaggtaaaaatatataccacagctttgaccaactaatattttttataattaatgtttttaattttaattttacattaatcactttgacatttatgtcaaatttccggtaaacgtttgcagacttgccactactggcgctcgagaatttgtaagtatcccctctacgtacgagctcacagcggataaCGTGTTACCAAAAATTAGAGGTGATGTATCATGTTTTTAACGAGCACGTTATatacggagagctagagccgaaaaatcatcgttataagtaatatggagtttttcctgtgaaatgtgtccatggTATATTgtcaattatgacccctttcaggctgacacctcagtggatacaggaagtagcaataagggatgaaagtggaaagttagtgcagtcattaaaggttttcacctcctattttgttaaacctccatcgatttgcatggaaattggtgactagttagagcatacctcaagaaataaaactgatttggtgccaacttgcacttttaccttggtggtgaataccaccccttcccgccggtgaaaacaattttattaaaaataagcccacaaatcgatagagggacacaTTCTGTACCTCGGAGGTAAAGGACACTATGTCCATTTTCGTACTTTTTCAGGAGagcagtttaaacattttttaaatttgtaatcGCTAAATGCTCAAATGTTACTTATATTTAACCaagattaatatattatttttgttgtgTGTAATCGTTTTTCCTTCCATGAAGTGTTATATACCTGAAGCTTACCATtcactataaaaaaatgttttttaaatgtgtAGTTGGACATAGTGTTGTTTACCTCTAACGACTTTTTTAAATAATGTGACACTACATGTTAAGGTCTCTACGAAATAAACAAGACAAACACATTAAACAGCCCatactatta
Proteins encoded in this window:
- the LOC126890706 gene encoding zinc finger protein 678-like isoform X2; this encodes MEFKIEIKEEFVEYGQTLGLDSQQQQTSDLCDMKHEGEAVELKTEIKEEVIEDKLQYVELQLSAPLELEDLENEIDDDKSVVELKTEVKEEVEVIEDKRQYVAPQLSAALELGDLENKTNDKSGVSNKKNGMDNLKTLPGESCNKQQISPNWEEVTINNSICSKDIINYKNNLNELMKVATGEGLHRCEICFKEFTESRSLKRHLRVHTGEKPHKCEICVKQFISPSHLKRHSIIHTGEKPYKCEICFKLFSLQTNLKRHVVKHTGEKPHKCEICFKEFNNSISYKRHSRLHTGENLYKCKICLKQFSEATFLKNHLKRHTGEKSYKCEICLKSFGEACNLKRHLRLHTTEKPYKCEICFKSFSDASNLKNHLRIHTGEKPYKCEICFKEFTESRNVKNHLRLHTGEKPYQCEICFKAFIESSTLKKHLRIHTGEKPYKCEICFKEFTESRNLKNHLRLHTGEKPYQCETCFKEFTESGSLKKHLRIHTQGIRYKCEICFKKFNSPNSLKRHSKLHTGENLHKCEICFKEFTESGNLKSHLRVHTGEKPYKCEICLKQFSDASNLKIHLRIHTGEKPYKCEICLKEFTESRTLKKHLKSHTREKPSKPYKCGSCFSQFSSSNGLKRHSRLHTGENLHKCEICFKEFTESAGLKRHLRMHTGEKPYQCEICFKSFGEAGHLKKHLRVHTRSNLVKQAV
- the LOC126890706 gene encoding zinc finger protein 678-like isoform X1, with the translated sequence MEFKIEIKEEFVEYGQTLGLDSQQQQTSDLCDMKHEGEGNWAVELKTEIKEEVIEDKLQYVELQLSAPLELEDLENEIDDDKSVVELKTEVKEEVEVIEDKRQYVAPQLSAALELGDLENKTNDKSGVSNKKNGMDNLKTLPGESCNKQQISPNWEEVTINNSICSKDIINYKNNLNELMKVATGEGLHRCEICFKEFTESRSLKRHLRVHTGEKPHKCEICVKQFISPSHLKRHSIIHTGEKPYKCEICFKLFSLQTNLKRHVVKHTGEKPHKCEICFKEFNNSISYKRHSRLHTGENLYKCKICLKQFSEATFLKNHLKRHTGEKSYKCEICLKSFGEACNLKRHLRLHTTEKPYKCEICFKSFSDASNLKNHLRIHTGEKPYKCEICFKEFTESRNVKNHLRLHTGEKPYQCEICFKAFIESSTLKKHLRIHTGEKPYKCEICFKEFTESRNLKNHLRLHTGEKPYQCETCFKEFTESGSLKKHLRIHTQGIRYKCEICFKKFNSPNSLKRHSKLHTGENLHKCEICFKEFTESGNLKSHLRVHTGEKPYKCEICLKQFSDASNLKIHLRIHTGEKPYKCEICLKEFTESRTLKKHLKSHTREKPSKPYKCGSCFSQFSSSNGLKRHSRLHTGENLHKCEICFKEFTESAGLKRHLRMHTGEKPYQCEICFKSFGEAGHLKKHLRVHTRSNLVKQAV